The Sorghum bicolor cultivar BTx623 chromosome 6, Sorghum_bicolor_NCBIv3, whole genome shotgun sequence genome contains the following window.
AGTTGACTCGGACGCCCCGCGCGCGACGGGTGTCCCGCCTCTGGCAcacgcggcgcggcggcggctccgCACAGGCTCCAGCGCACGTGCACGGGGGTGCCGCGGGAGGAGCGCATGGGATCATGAAGTAGGCGGCTGCTTTTGCTCGCGTGCCCTCGTGGAGTTGCTGATTTGGGTAATTGGGTTTGGGGTGCTTTCGCCGTGCATGTGGATGGCTAGGCTCTCTTTCAATTTACTGTGACAATTAAAATAATTTACACATCTGCCTGTAATTGAGCAAGCTGGCCTATAGGATACATTATTATGATCAAAATCTTATACTATCTTAATTGTATATACTCCATTCAAACCTATAAAGAAAATTATTTTATACAAGATTTGAGTGAGACATTAAGAatgtaaatcatgaataacttttaagttcttGAGTTTTGAAATAAATTTATAATAAATTGCATTAGTATTTATgtgtccaaataaatttattatataaatatattttatagcTAATTAAACGATAATATCATAAAAGTtagtatttttatataaatttagtcaaaacctagacggcttggtttctcaaaaaaaaatgagTATAACGTTCTTTTGTGAGTGGAAGGAATAGTTCAAAGTTTGACTAGAcctacatatatatagataagtATTAATATCTTCTGATATCAAGTAAGTATCATTAATTAAATTAATCATGAAATATTGCTTTATATGGTATCCACTGAAATCATaatgtaaatatttttttattaaacttAAGGAAATTACATTACCTAATGTGTTACAAAAAAGAACGTATTAACTAGAGAGAGcaataagccataataatagtCAATACATCAGTCTAGGCGGATATACAATTATACATACGGCTGCTATACGGGATATATACGGCTACCGACCTACCGTGCTATACGTTATTTTAATTTTAAAGCCAGTATAAGAAAAGAAGGTGATAATAACAGGTGGGCATAATAAAGGAAAAACTCAACAGAAAAACGGACCTACTTGCAAGTTGCAACCCCTGCGCTGCAGGTTTTTCAACTCCTTTCCTTTCACACGCCCAGCTCCCAGCACCAGCTCAcatctctcctcctcctcctcctccttcctctccaATCCCGACTGAGCAACACGCAACCACCGGCGCGGCAACCGCCGTGTCGCTCCATGCATAAGGTCTCCGCCCGCCATGCCGCACCGCCGCCGAGTCCTTAACCCGACGCTGCCCCCGCCACCTCCCCCCGCCACCGCGTTCGGCCACCTCGGCGCGGACGAGGCGGCGCGGCTGCCGCTCCTCGCGGACTACGCGCTGCTCCACcagtcctccgccgccgcctccgtctCCGTCGTCGACGCGCCCGCGGCGGCCCCGGCGTCGTCCGAGTGGAGCGCCGGGAGCGCCTTCACCGCCATCTCCGACgcggccaccaccaccgcctcctccaccgCTACGGCGCCGGGCTCCTCCTCCCAGCTGCTGACCGCCGCCGAAGccgtcggcgggagggagagggacACGTGGGTCCGCCGCGCCAGGGAGGGGTACTACCTCCAGCTCTCGCTCGCCATCCGCCTCACCTCGCAGGCCTTCCTCGCCGGCGCCCCTCCCCCGCCCGAGCTCCTCTTCGGCTGCGGCTCCGGCGTCGTCGCCGAACACCACGCTGCTGGCGACGGCGCGGATGATCCGGAGGCCATCTCCTACCGGCTCTGGGTACGTACATATATACATGAGCATATGCATATGATCTATGGTGCAATGCTTATAGAGACGAGAAGCACAAACTCCTGCACACGCTTTTTAACCATTCTTGCCTCTACTATGACACAACAAGATTTCAAATTTGTTTGCCTTCCATTGTGAGTTTGTGACTGAATCATTTCTGGGTACTGGGTCTGGGTTGCATTAGTTTCTTGCTTGCTTCTTAATTTGCTGGAAAAAGGTTGGGAAAGAGAAAATTCTGTGTTAACTGAAAGTTGGTGATGTTGTTCGTTCCTTGCATACTATAAGTGGTTTAGGAGTGGTGGTGATTACTTAGTGGCCATATCTCCATGCTGTTAGTCAATGATGTCGTCGCTTAAAGCTGGTATAATATTCATGGGCATAAtcattaatcaaagaacaagcacATTACTGATTGCAAATGAAATGATGCAGAGACTCTTCTCCGTTGAAAAGTTTATGCGCTCCAATTTATTAGTATTGCAAGTTGATGCAAGCTGAGCCGTGCAGAGCCTTCAGCTTAGTCCTAGTGAACAGTGATGACCAGTGACGATCTAGCGCGTGCAAGTGCAACTGTGCTGATTTTATTGATTGCTACGAGTAGCTAGCAAGCATTGCAATTAAGGATCTACTAAGACCGTACCCTGAGGAGCTAGCTAGGGAAGCTGACAGCGATCGATCTGCATGTGTGTTCTGCGGTGCGCAGGTGAACGGGTGCCTGTCGTGGGGCGACAAGATCACGCACGGCTTCTACAACATCATGGGCATCGACCCGCACCTGTGGGCCATGTGCAACGTCGCGGAGGAGGGCCGCCGGCTGCCGTCGCTGGCGGCGCTGCGGGCGGTGGACGCCAGCGAGTCGTCGCTGGAGGTGGTGCTCGTCGACAAGGGCGCCGACTCGGTGCTCCTCGACCTCGAGCGCCGCGCCCTCGACCTCGTCCGCGCGCTCGGCGTCACGCTCGACCTCGCCCGCAGCCTCGCCGTCCTCGTCTCCGACCACATGGGGTGAGCACTGAgcatgcctgcctgcctgcatgGCCATGGGCGTCTCGCGCCCGTGTCCCTGCCTTTGCTTCGCTTCAGAAAAGCTAGCTGTGGTGGTAAATATCAGCACCGCCGTACATGCCACGCTCGTGCGCATGCACCGGTCCATGTGCTAGATCAATCAATCGCTAGAGGCTAGGCTTTGCAGCTGCAAGATGTTCCGTGAACCCGGTGGTCATGGTCACCGACGAACACGTGAACTCAACAGTCGTTTGACTGTTGGTTTGAGTGCAACACACCTTCATGCATGTGACGTTCTCGCTTTGTTGTTTTTCGGCCCTTTTTTCCTTCTGATGAAGAGGTGCGTTGCGATCGGAGGACGGGGACCTGTACCTGCGGTGGAAGGCGGTGAGCAAGAAGCTGAAGAAGAGGCAGAAGTGCGTCGTCGTCCCCATCGGCGGCCTGTCCATAGGCTTCTGCCGGCACCGTGCCATTCTTTTCAAGGTAGTACTAGGTACCATGGTCAGAGACCCAGAAGCGGCCATGGTGCAATGCAACTTGTTACAGTATGTTTTAAGCTCGATCGAGTGCTATCTTTATCTTCTCCGCAAACGTTCAGGTACTCGCGGACTTCATCGGCCTGCCATGCCGGATTGCGCAAGGCTGCAAGTACTGCTCTGCGCCTCACCGATCATCTTGCCTTGTCAAAGTTGACAGTGAGAGGAGATATGCAAGGTCTGTGCTCGATCACGTTCTTTTCCCTCTCTTCTGCAGATATATTGTAGAATAGCAGTGCTTTAGACTGCTTTTTTGTAGCTTCTCATCTTATGAAGTTTGAACATTTCAATACATTCGTACAATACAATCTGATGTTGGTGCATACCAATGCATGCTGAACTTTGCAACTGCCATTTTTTTTCACGCAACTGTCTAGTAATTCTGCTTGTGGTTTCAGGGAGTACGTTGTGGACCTTGTAGTTGAGCCTGGGAGCATCAGCAGCCCGGATTCATCCATCAACGGCCAGCTGCTGTCGACAGTGCCTTCACCTTTCAAGACTTCGAGTGCAGTTGGCTCAGGGAACTACACAACACCAGTTGCAGCCTGGAATCAAGCAATAGCAGATGAACGTCGCAACATGGTATTGTTAAATTCCCAGTATTCAGGTATGCTACCTACTATTACACAACTCACCATATCTAGGTAATTCAACCGTACTTTTGCCGAAAAAAGTCCAATACTGTACTACTTGTAGTTGCTAGGTGCCGCGTTGTGGAGAACAACTCTGTTCAGGTAGCCAGCAAAGAAGAGCTGGTGCGTGGACAGATCACGCAGAATGGAAACTGTAATGGCGTATCAAATTTACAAGTGTCGGAGCAATTCAAGGCAATGGACATCGGTGCTGAGAATGGTAACAAGGAGAACGTCCCTGGTACTACGCTTCCAGAAAGCTTGAGCATTGAACCACCTTTTGCTGTAGACTGGCTCGAGATATCATGGGAGGAGCTCGACCTCAAGGAACGCGTAGGCGCCGGTACTCCTTTGCCTCCAGGATTTCTACTAATTCACTGTGTGCTCTGAATCTGATCATTGTTGGGGTACAATGCAGGTTCTTTCGGCACAGTTTATCGTGCAGATTGGCATGGTTCAGTAAGCACCTCAAACTTGCATTCTGAAACCCGTTTCTTATGTACTTTTGCGGTGATTTAAGTGTCTTTTGGAGACCATAAATTAAAGATTGTAGATTGGGGTCTGCAGGATGTTGCAGTAAAGGTGCTTACAGATCAGGATGTCGGCGAAGCTCAGCTGAAGGAATTCCTAAGAGAGGTCACTATACCACCCTAGTTTTAAGTTATCATGTCTAACTAGCAATCATAACCTGACCATATGCACATGGGTCCAGATTGCTATTATGAAACGAGTCCGCCATCCGAATGTGGTATTGTTCATGGGTGCA
Protein-coding sequences here:
- the LOC8063951 gene encoding serine/threonine-protein kinase CTR1 isoform X1 produces the protein MPHRRRVLNPTLPPPPPPATAFGHLGADEAARLPLLADYALLHQSSAAASVSVVDAPAAAPASSEWSAGSAFTAISDAATTTASSTATAPGSSSQLLTAAEAVGGRERDTWVRRAREGYYLQLSLAIRLTSQAFLAGAPPPPELLFGCGSGVVAEHHAAGDGADDPEAISYRLWVNGCLSWGDKITHGFYNIMGIDPHLWAMCNVAEEGRRLPSLAALRAVDASESSLEVVLVDKGADSVLLDLERRALDLVRALGVTLDLARSLAVLVSDHMGGALRSEDGDLYLRWKAVSKKLKKRQKCVVVPIGGLSIGFCRHRAILFKVLADFIGLPCRIAQGCKYCSAPHRSSCLVKVDSERRYAREYVVDLVVEPGSISSPDSSINGQLLSTVPSPFKTSSAVGSGNYTTPVAAWNQAIADERRNMVLLNSQYSVARCRVVENNSVQVASKEELVRGQITQNGNCNGVSNLQVSEQFKAMDIGAENGNKENVPGTTLPESLSIEPPFAVDWLEISWEELDLKERVGAGSFGTVYRADWHGSDVAVKVLTDQDVGEAQLKEFLREIAIMKRVRHPNVVLFMGAVTKCPHLSIVTEYLPRGSLFRLINKAASGEMLDLKRRLRMALDVAKGINYLHCLNPPIVHWDLKTPNMLVDRNWSVKVGDFGLSRFKANTFISSKSVAGTPEWMAPEFLRGEPSNEKCDVYSFGVVLWELLTMQQPWSGLGPAQVVGAVAFQNRRLSIPKDTNPELAALVESCWDDDPRQRPSFSSIVDTLKKLLKALLGERNNPVAPRKEMRYS
- the LOC8063951 gene encoding serine/threonine-protein kinase CTR1 isoform X2, whose protein sequence is MPHRRRVLNPTLPPPPPPATAFGHLGADEAARLPLLADYALLHQSSAAASVSVVDAPAAAPASSEWSAGSAFTAISDAATTTASSTATAPGSSSQLLTAAEAVGGRERDTWVRRAREGYYLQLSLAIRLTSQAFLAGAPPPPELLFGCGSGVVAEHHAAGDGADDPEAISYRLWVNGCLSWGDKITHGFYNIMGIDPHLWAMCNVAEEGRRLPSLAALRAVDASESSLEVVLVDKGADSVLLDLERRALDLVRALGVTLDLARSLAVLVSDHMGGALRSEDGDLYLRWKAVSKKLKKRQKCVVVPIGGLSIGFCRHRAILFKVLADFIGLPCRIAQGCKYCSAPHRSSCLVKVDSERRYAREYVVDLVVEPGSISSPDSSINGQLLSTVPSPFKTSSAVGSGNYTTPVAAWNQAIADERRNMVLLNSQYSVARCRVVENNSVQVASKEELVRGQITQNGNCNGVSNLQVSEQFKAMDIGAENDWLEISWEELDLKERVGAGSFGTVYRADWHGSDVAVKVLTDQDVGEAQLKEFLREIAIMKRVRHPNVVLFMGAVTKCPHLSIVTEYLPRGSLFRLINKAASGEMLDLKRRLRMALDVAKGINYLHCLNPPIVHWDLKTPNMLVDRNWSVKVGDFGLSRFKANTFISSKSVAGTPEWMAPEFLRGEPSNEKCDVYSFGVVLWELLTMQQPWSGLGPAQVVGAVAFQNRRLSIPKDTNPELAALVESCWDDDPRQRPSFSSIVDTLKKLLKALLGERNNPVAPRKEMRYS
- the LOC8063951 gene encoding serine/threonine-protein kinase CTR1 isoform X3: MPHRRRVLNPTLPPPPPPATAFGHLGADEAARLPLLADYALLHQSSAAASVSVVDAPAAAPASSEWSAGSAFTAISDAATTTASSTATAPGSSSQLLTAAEAVGGRERDTWVRRAREGYYLQLSLAIRLTSQAFLAGAPPPPELLFGCGSGVVAEHHAAGDGADDPEAISYRLWVNGCLSWGDKITHGFYNIMGIDPHLWAMCNVAEEGRRLPSLAALRAVDASESSLEVVLVDKGADSVLLDLERRALDLVRALGVTLDLARSLAVLVSDHMGGALRSEDGDLYLRWKAVSKKLKKRQKCVVVPIGGLSIGFCRHRAILFKVLADFIGLPCRIAQGCKYCSAPHRSSCLVKVDSERRYAREYVVDLVVEPGSISSPDSSINGQLLSTVPSPFKTSSAVGSGNYTTPVAAWNQAIADERRNMVLLNSQYSVARCRVVENNSVQVASKEELVRGQITQNGNCNGVSNLQVSEQFKAMDIGAENGNKENVPGTTLPESLSIEPPFAVDWLEISWEELDLKERVGAGSFGTVYRADWHGSDVAVKVLTDQDVGEAQLKEFLREIAIMKRVRHPNVVLFMGAVTKCPHLSIVTEYLPRGSLFRLINKAASGEMLDLKRRLRMALDVAKGINYLHCLNPPIVHWDLKTPNMLVDRNWSVKI